A stretch of the Psychroserpens sp. Hel_I_66 genome encodes the following:
- a CDS encoding anhydro-N-acetylmuramic acid kinase: protein MIKSNYDIVGVMSGTSLDGIDLAHITFEINASWNFKINHSETFSYNNYWKEKLANLVNFDLETLKKLDRDYTAYLAEVINGFLCKHQLNNIDSICSHGHTALHQPEQKMTYQIGNLQEIAKLTNNLVVCDFRAQDVKLNGQGAPLVPIGDRLLFPDYDYCINLGGFANISSEVKTERIAYDICPVNIVMNHYAQKLDYDYDRNGNIAKSGKIDQSTLNLLNELVFYSEKPPKSLGLEWVKSQIFPILERSKLSEENILRTFIEHCAIQIANAIRLEAKVLFTGGGTYNEFLLDRIKAQKKFNLIVPQNDIIEFKEALIFGLLGVLKLRGEVNCLASVTGADFDHSSGEIYYP from the coding sequence ATGATAAAATCTAATTACGATATTGTAGGTGTAATGTCAGGTACTTCTCTCGACGGGATAGATTTGGCGCACATAACCTTTGAGATTAATGCTTCTTGGAACTTTAAAATAAACCATTCTGAAACCTTTTCCTATAACAACTATTGGAAAGAAAAACTGGCAAACCTTGTCAACTTTGACTTAGAAACTCTTAAAAAATTAGATCGTGATTACACAGCATATTTGGCAGAAGTTATAAATGGTTTTCTTTGCAAACATCAACTCAACAACATAGACTCTATATGCTCACACGGTCATACCGCATTGCATCAACCTGAGCAAAAAATGACCTATCAAATTGGTAATCTTCAAGAAATTGCCAAGCTCACAAACAATCTTGTTGTGTGTGATTTTAGAGCCCAAGATGTAAAACTCAATGGGCAGGGAGCGCCATTAGTTCCCATTGGAGACCGATTATTATTCCCAGATTATGATTACTGCATCAATCTAGGTGGCTTTGCCAATATTTCTTCGGAAGTTAAAACCGAGAGAATAGCCTACGATATCTGCCCTGTAAATATCGTCATGAACCACTATGCCCAAAAATTAGATTATGATTATGATAGAAATGGAAACATCGCAAAATCTGGAAAAATAGATCAAAGCACTTTAAATCTTTTAAATGAATTAGTCTTTTATTCTGAAAAACCACCAAAATCTTTAGGCTTAGAGTGGGTGAAATCTCAAATATTCCCAATATTGGAAAGATCTAAACTTTCCGAAGAAAATATTTTAAGGACCTTTATCGAGCACTGTGCCATTCAAATTGCAAACGCTATCCGTTTGGAGGCGAAGGTTTTATTTACAGGAGGAGGAACCTATAATGAATTTTTGCTGGATCGTATTAAGGCACAAAAGAAATTTAATTTAATTGTACCTCAAAATGACATCATAGAATTTAAGGAAGCGCTTATTTTCGGTCTATTAGGTGTGCTTAAATTGAGAGGAGAAGTCAACTGTTTGGCAAGTGTGACAGGAGCAGATTTTGACCATTCCTCAGGAGAAATATATTATCCATAA
- a CDS encoding acyl-CoA dehydrogenase, with protein MDFSLTEEHIMIRDAARDFAQTELLPGVIERDNSQTFPDELVRKMGELGFMGIMVDPKYGGSGLDAISYVLIMEELSKIDASASVMVSVNNSLVCYGLEAYGTEEQKQKYLTKLATGEQIGAFCLSEPEAGSDATSQRTTAIDKGDHYIVNGTKNWITNGGRSDVYLVIAQTDKHKGSHGINAFILEKGMPGFDIGPKEDKLGIRGSDTHTLQFNDVKVPKENRIGDDGFGFRFAMKTLSGGRIGIAAQALGIASGAYELALKYSKERKAFGTEICNHQAIAFKLADMYTDIEAARMLVMNAAWKKDLGENYDMESAMAKLYASKVAMEHTVEAVQIHGGNGFVKEYHVERLMRDAKITQIYEGTSEIQKIVISRSLIRG; from the coding sequence ATGGATTTTAGCTTAACTGAAGAACATATAATGATACGCGATGCAGCTCGCGATTTTGCACAAACCGAATTACTTCCTGGCGTTATAGAACGTGATAATTCACAGACATTTCCAGATGAGTTGGTTCGTAAAATGGGCGAACTTGGTTTTATGGGTATTATGGTAGATCCAAAATATGGAGGAAGTGGCCTAGACGCTATTTCTTACGTGTTAATTATGGAAGAGTTATCTAAAATTGATGCTTCTGCATCTGTAATGGTTTCTGTGAATAATTCATTGGTTTGTTATGGACTTGAAGCTTATGGTACCGAAGAGCAAAAACAAAAATATTTAACCAAACTTGCAACAGGTGAGCAAATTGGTGCATTTTGCTTAAGTGAACCAGAAGCAGGTAGTGATGCGACTTCTCAAAGAACCACAGCTATTGACAAAGGTGACCACTATATTGTTAACGGTACAAAAAACTGGATTACCAATGGTGGTCGTAGTGACGTATATTTAGTGATTGCGCAAACAGATAAGCACAAAGGTTCTCACGGGATCAATGCATTTATTCTTGAAAAAGGGATGCCTGGATTTGATATTGGACCTAAGGAAGATAAACTAGGAATTAGAGGTAGCGATACGCATACCCTACAATTCAACGATGTTAAAGTACCCAAAGAAAATAGAATTGGTGATGATGGTTTTGGGTTTAGATTTGCAATGAAGACACTCTCGGGTGGTCGTATTGGTATTGCTGCCCAAGCTTTGGGTATTGCATCTGGAGCTTATGAATTGGCGCTGAAATATTCTAAAGAACGTAAAGCTTTTGGTACTGAAATTTGCAACCACCAAGCAATCGCCTTTAAATTAGCTGATATGTATACAGATATTGAAGCTGCTCGTATGCTCGTAATGAATGCTGCGTGGAAAAAAGATTTAGGCGAGAATTATGACATGGAAAGTGCTATGGCAAAACTTTATGCAAGTAAAGTAGCTATGGAGCATACGGTTGAGGCTGTTCAAATTCATGGAGGAAATGGTTTCGTAAAAGAATATCATGTTGAGCGATTAATGCGAGATGCAAAAATTACACAAATTTATGAGGGTACTTCGGAAATTCAAAAAATTGTAATTTCTAGAAGTTTGATTCGAGGATAG
- a CDS encoding helix-turn-helix domain-containing protein, with protein MINIEIDLAWDFVNNTKRNVFLTGKAGTGKTTFLHQLKLKSKKRMVVVAPTGVAAINAKGVTIHSFFQLPFGPILPNDEFGHSSSFNRRFSKTKINIIKSLDLLVIDEISMVRADLLDGIDKTLRRYKDRNLVFGGIQLLMIGDLQQLSPVIRENEWYLLKPFYNNAFFFSSKAYQDCKPLTIELKHIYRQENPLFINILNEIRNNDLSVSSANELNKRFIPDFQPGKEEGYISLTTHNNKAQHSNKEKLGNLKGREHTYKAKIEGTFPDHSYPNKEELILKVGAQVMFIKNDSSLEKRYFNGKIGKVILLEEDEVIVKCPDDDFNIVTKLETWENIKYTVDSNTKAITEDKIGSYSQIPLRLAWSITIHKSQGLTFEKAIIDAQGAFAHGQTYVALSRCTSLEGLVLKNKIEPNQIISDQHVIEFNKNSEANQPNENILKQSKREFQLNLISEVFDFYKFLYPSDRILDIYYKNRGSIEGDIEQRLIAIKESATNLLKVSNGFKSQLNTLVGEFEIPETDEILQDRFRKAISYFSDKTKSTIETSLKKFSFSTDNKAIEKDIEKQLDTLEELLETKLSHFEGLKNGFNTDQFLDLRAKSIFFGKEKPKKQRKTVIDGTTNVELFELLRELRNQIADREELIHFQIFTQKSLYAMCEILPTTKQELKAVHGMGKTRIEKYGSEILKVIRDYCDENDIEVGNNTEVFEELKPKKQKGDTKKISLDLFKTGKSLDQIALERELNSNTIFGHLASFIPSGEVKITDLISKSHYSELNKIIPKKTFDNLSDLKHQLDDKYSYGEIRLVIDELSN; from the coding sequence ATGATTAATATAGAAATAGACTTAGCTTGGGATTTTGTTAACAATACAAAAAGAAATGTTTTTTTAACAGGTAAGGCTGGAACTGGAAAAACTACTTTTTTACACCAATTAAAGTTAAAATCTAAAAAAAGAATGGTAGTTGTTGCTCCAACAGGTGTTGCAGCTATAAATGCAAAAGGTGTAACCATTCATTCTTTTTTTCAATTACCTTTTGGTCCTATCTTACCCAATGATGAATTTGGTCATTCTTCAAGCTTTAATAGACGATTTAGTAAAACTAAAATAAATATAATTAAGTCTCTAGATCTTTTAGTAATAGATGAGATCAGTATGGTTAGAGCAGATTTGCTAGATGGCATTGATAAAACTTTAAGACGTTATAAAGATAGAAATTTGGTGTTCGGAGGAATTCAATTATTAATGATTGGTGACTTGCAGCAATTATCTCCGGTTATTAGAGAGAATGAATGGTATTTACTAAAACCATTTTATAATAATGCTTTTTTTTTCAGTAGTAAGGCTTATCAAGATTGCAAGCCTTTAACTATTGAATTGAAACATATATATAGACAGGAAAATCCATTATTTATAAATATACTTAATGAAATTAGAAATAATGACTTAAGTGTCTCTTCTGCAAATGAACTTAATAAACGATTTATTCCTGATTTTCAACCTGGCAAAGAGGAAGGTTATATTTCTTTGACAACTCACAATAATAAAGCACAACATTCAAATAAAGAAAAATTAGGAAATTTAAAAGGAAGAGAACATACTTACAAAGCGAAAATAGAAGGTACCTTCCCGGACCATTCGTACCCAAATAAAGAAGAGCTAATTTTAAAAGTTGGAGCTCAAGTCATGTTTATTAAAAATGATAGTTCATTAGAGAAGAGATACTTTAATGGTAAAATTGGTAAAGTAATTCTACTTGAAGAAGATGAAGTGATTGTAAAATGTCCAGATGATGATTTTAATATTGTAACAAAACTAGAGACTTGGGAAAATATAAAGTATACAGTTGATTCCAACACTAAAGCTATAACTGAAGATAAAATAGGAAGTTATTCTCAAATTCCCCTAAGATTGGCTTGGTCAATTACTATTCACAAAAGCCAAGGATTAACATTTGAAAAAGCAATCATAGATGCGCAGGGAGCTTTTGCTCATGGTCAAACTTATGTAGCTCTAAGTAGATGTACATCTTTAGAAGGCTTAGTTTTAAAAAATAAAATAGAACCCAATCAAATTATCAGCGATCAACATGTTATTGAATTCAATAAAAATTCAGAAGCTAACCAACCCAACGAAAACATACTAAAACAGTCTAAAAGAGAATTTCAGCTTAATTTGATTTCAGAAGTTTTTGATTTCTATAAATTCTTATATCCATCAGATAGAATTTTAGATATTTATTATAAAAACAGAGGTAGTATAGAAGGAGATATAGAGCAGCGTTTAATTGCGATAAAAGAAAGCGCAACTAACTTGCTTAAAGTGAGTAACGGTTTTAAATCACAATTAAATACCTTAGTTGGTGAATTCGAAATACCAGAAACTGATGAAATCTTGCAAGACCGTTTCAGAAAAGCAATTTCCTATTTTAGTGATAAGACCAAATCAACGATTGAAACATCACTTAAGAAATTTAGCTTTTCCACAGATAATAAGGCAATCGAAAAAGATATAGAGAAACAATTGGATACTTTAGAAGAATTGTTAGAAACCAAATTGTCTCATTTTGAAGGCTTAAAAAATGGATTTAATACAGATCAATTTTTAGATTTAAGAGCAAAATCTATTTTCTTCGGAAAAGAGAAACCAAAAAAACAACGTAAAACAGTGATAGATGGCACTACCAACGTTGAGCTATTTGAATTGTTAAGAGAGCTCAGAAATCAAATAGCAGATAGAGAGGAATTAATTCACTTTCAGATTTTTACACAAAAGTCATTATATGCAATGTGTGAAATATTACCCACCACGAAGCAGGAATTGAAGGCAGTTCATGGCATGGGGAAAACTAGAATTGAAAAATATGGCTCTGAAATTTTAAAAGTAATTAGAGACTATTGTGATGAAAATGACATAGAAGTTGGTAACAATACAGAAGTTTTTGAAGAACTAAAACCTAAAAAACAAAAAGGAGATACAAAAAAAATATCTTTAGACTTATTCAAAACCGGAAAATCATTAGATCAAATAGCTTTAGAGCGAGAACTAAACTCAAATACTATTTTCGGTCATTTGGCCAGCTTTATTCCATCGGGCGAAGTGAAAATAACTGATCTCATTTCAAAATCACACTATTCAGAATTAAATAAAATCATACCTAAAAAAACGTTCGATAACCTTTCAGATTTAAAACATCAACTGGATGATAAGTATTCTTATGGCGAAATAAGATTAGTGATTGACGAGTTATCAAATTAA
- a CDS encoding putative porin — MKVLLYVFLFITLPQISYTQIREIKENKSEVSIDSTKSNSKKFVKNNGKEISDRSTIDNYIVIQNDGSFKILDTSLTIQKEYKFNYLRKDNFGLLQFANLGQTYNSLTKDFSNNNLAPLFGARARHFNYLEVEDIKYYEVPTPLTELFFKTAFQQGQLLDAFFTVNTSKQFNFSIAYKGMRSLGNYQQSLTSTGNLRMTANYKTKDLRYKVKSHIATQDLLNQENGGLTDEDTQNFISGNEDFIDRSVFDPNFDNAESTLIGKRFYLDHEYSIIPEKDSLGKSVKIRNIVNFEDKNFQFSQTLSDPFFGDSFNQSNIRDKVTLENFETKLHVNYTAPIIGEISLGAIYNDINYGYDQVTILNGEQIPNRINDKLFSLEAQYFNMFGDFSLNSKVGSNISGSFENRYFFAEVGYLIKDDVKIKGTINYNSNAPNYNLLLNQSDYINYNWNNKDDFKNQNTSNVKLILNSKKLFDLSFEYITIDNFSFFSSEGETNSIKPKQLQQSLSLYKLKLDKEIKFGKFALDNSILYQNVNDESNSINLPDLVIRNTIYYSNHFFKNKALYLQTGITLNYFTKYYMDGYDPLLAEFYTQNQTEIGDFPRLDFFINAKIRQTRIFLKAEHFNSSFTGYNYFSAPNNPYRDFTVRFGLVWNFFL; from the coding sequence ATGAAAGTCTTATTATATGTATTCTTATTCATAACTCTTCCTCAAATAAGTTATACTCAAATTAGAGAAATAAAAGAGAATAAAAGTGAAGTTAGTATTGATAGCACAAAGAGCAACAGCAAAAAGTTTGTTAAAAATAATGGTAAGGAAATTTCAGATAGATCTACAATCGATAATTATATCGTAATACAAAACGATGGTTCTTTTAAGATATTGGATACCTCTTTAACTATCCAAAAGGAATATAAGTTCAATTATTTAAGAAAAGATAATTTTGGCCTTTTGCAATTTGCAAATTTAGGACAAACCTATAATAGTTTAACAAAAGATTTCAGTAATAATAATTTAGCTCCTTTGTTTGGAGCAAGAGCTAGACATTTCAATTATTTAGAAGTTGAAGACATAAAGTATTATGAAGTCCCAACGCCCTTAACCGAGTTATTTTTTAAAACAGCTTTTCAACAAGGTCAGTTGCTTGATGCTTTTTTCACAGTGAATACTTCCAAGCAATTTAATTTTTCAATTGCCTATAAGGGAATGAGATCTTTAGGAAACTACCAACAATCCTTAACAAGTACAGGGAATCTAAGAATGACTGCAAATTATAAGACAAAAGATTTGCGTTATAAAGTAAAGTCCCATATAGCAACCCAAGATTTATTAAATCAAGAAAATGGAGGTCTTACAGATGAGGATACACAAAACTTTATTTCAGGAAATGAAGATTTTATTGATAGATCCGTCTTTGATCCAAACTTTGATAATGCTGAAAGTACCTTAATTGGAAAAAGGTTTTATCTAGATCATGAATATAGCATAATACCTGAAAAAGATTCCTTAGGTAAATCTGTTAAAATTAGAAATATCGTAAATTTTGAAGATAAAAATTTTCAATTTAGTCAAACTTTAAGTGATCCGTTTTTTGGTGATTCTTTCAATCAGAGTAATATCAGGGATAAAGTTACTTTAGAAAATTTTGAAACAAAATTGCATGTCAATTATACAGCTCCAATTATTGGAGAAATTAGTTTAGGAGCAATCTATAATGATATCAACTATGGGTATGATCAAGTCACAATTTTAAATGGTGAACAGATTCCTAATAGAATCAATGATAAGTTGTTTAGTTTGGAAGCTCAATACTTTAATATGTTTGGTGATTTTTCTTTAAACTCGAAAGTTGGAAGCAATATTTCGGGTTCTTTTGAAAATAGATATTTTTTTGCTGAAGTTGGTTACCTCATTAAGGATGATGTGAAAATTAAAGGAACCATCAATTATAATTCGAACGCTCCCAATTATAATCTTTTACTTAATCAAAGTGATTACATCAATTACAATTGGAACAATAAGGATGATTTTAAAAATCAGAACACTTCTAACGTAAAATTGATATTAAACTCAAAGAAACTATTTGATTTATCATTTGAATATATAACCATAGATAATTTTTCTTTTTTCTCTTCGGAAGGTGAAACGAATTCAATAAAACCTAAGCAATTACAACAATCACTTAGTCTTTATAAACTTAAATTGGATAAGGAGATAAAATTTGGCAAGTTCGCTTTAGACAATTCTATTTTATATCAAAATGTTAATGACGAAAGTAATTCTATTAATTTACCAGATTTAGTAATTCGTAACACCATATATTATTCTAATCATTTCTTTAAAAATAAAGCATTGTATTTACAAACTGGAATTACACTTAATTATTTCACTAAATACTACATGGATGGTTATGATCCGTTGTTGGCTGAATTTTATACTCAGAATCAAACCGAAATTGGAGATTTTCCAAGATTAGACTTTTTCATCAATGCAAAAATAAGGCAGACAAGAATATTCTTAAAAGCTGAACATTTTAATTCTTCATTCACAGGGTACAATTATTTCTCTGCGCCAAATAACCCTTATAGAGATTTCACAGTTAGATTTGGATTAGTTTGGAATTTCTTTTTGTGA
- a CDS encoding RagB/SusD family nutrient uptake outer membrane protein, protein MKKYIKILSISVTTLFMGCSDQLELFPVDSLVEETAYNTVSDLQFGINGVIGNFDFRYAIGFNSIFTDNTTLGEDTGGQDTNYGQQDLISATGGFSFGSGLLWNNRYANINNMNRLFEAAATITPSPGEQDQYNNILAQNYAFRALAHYELLLYYGLNIQNGDALGVPYVDYVSADATPARNTTAEVLEGNNNDLDQAIALFPEGFSDINFATPDFVNFLRARIALETLNNPEAINLANGLIADYDLANQAEYFDMFREDANKTEVVYNFDNVQGFDYNINFVWNFNGQGPKFEMSTELYNLLEDDDIRKTVLVDPISNPAEGLIVVGKYPENADFLAINDFKAMRISEMYLLRAEAYAKSGQFTLAANDVLAVQTARKSSTPEPITFSGLPDAIEQIIAERRIELAFEAHRYIDIKRVRNITNQGIVRIEELGDCGGAYNCILAPGDNRFTLPIPIAETNANPVITQAPGY, encoded by the coding sequence ATGAAAAAATATATAAAAATTTTAAGTATATCTGTTACCACCCTTTTTATGGGTTGTAGCGATCAACTAGAATTGTTTCCAGTTGACTCACTTGTTGAGGAGACTGCTTACAATACAGTAAGTGACCTTCAGTTTGGTATTAATGGTGTAATTGGTAATTTTGACTTTCGATATGCAATTGGTTTTAATTCCATTTTTACAGATAATACAACTTTAGGAGAAGATACTGGTGGTCAAGATACTAATTATGGTCAGCAAGATTTAATTAGTGCTACAGGTGGTTTTAGTTTTGGCTCAGGTCTATTGTGGAATAATAGATACGCTAATATTAATAATATGAACCGTCTTTTTGAAGCTGCGGCAACTATTACACCTAGTCCTGGAGAACAAGATCAGTACAATAATATTCTAGCTCAAAATTATGCGTTTAGAGCATTGGCTCATTATGAGTTGTTACTTTATTATGGCTTAAATATCCAAAATGGAGATGCATTGGGTGTTCCTTATGTCGATTATGTTTCGGCTGACGCTACACCAGCGAGAAATACAACTGCCGAAGTTTTAGAAGGTAACAATAATGATTTAGATCAGGCAATAGCTTTATTTCCTGAAGGGTTTTCAGACATCAATTTTGCAACTCCTGATTTCGTGAATTTCCTTAGAGCAAGAATCGCTTTGGAAACGCTAAACAACCCAGAAGCAATTAATTTAGCAAATGGGTTAATTGCTGATTATGATTTGGCAAATCAAGCGGAATATTTTGATATGTTTAGAGAAGATGCTAATAAAACGGAGGTTGTTTACAATTTTGATAATGTTCAAGGTTTCGATTATAATATTAATTTTGTTTGGAATTTTAACGGTCAAGGACCTAAATTTGAAATGTCTACTGAATTATATAACTTATTGGAAGATGATGATATCAGAAAGACTGTATTGGTAGATCCAATCAGTAATCCTGCTGAGGGTTTAATAGTTGTTGGTAAATACCCTGAAAATGCAGATTTCCTTGCAATCAATGATTTCAAAGCTATGAGGATTTCTGAAATGTATTTATTAAGAGCTGAAGCATATGCTAAATCAGGCCAATTTACATTGGCAGCTAATGATGTATTAGCGGTGCAAACAGCTCGTAAGAGTTCTACTCCAGAGCCTATTACATTTTCGGGACTACCAGATGCAATTGAACAAATTATTGCTGAGCGTCGTATTGAATTAGCTTTTGAAGCTCACAGGTATATTGATATAAAGAGAGTAAGAAATATTACTAATCAAGGTATTGTGCGAATTGAGGAGTTAGGAGATTGTGGTGGTGCTTATAATTGTATATTAGCCCCAGGTGATAATCGCTTTACATTACCAATTCCTATTGCAGAGACTAATGCAAATCCGGTTATAACACAAGCACCAGGTTATTAA